The genomic window GTCCGCAcaatttataaagaaaaaaattgacgATAGCAATCCACTCATCCTAAGAGGATTAGCCATACTGATTATAAGTGTCTTGGGTCATTACAAAATATGTCAAGTATCTATATAGAGAATTTATGCTCCACTTGTTTATTTTCAGATAATGCTGAAGACAAGGACATATTGAATGATGATGTTGGTGTGGATGATGGTTTTGGAgttgatgatgaagatgatgatgactatACTGCTGAAATCAGTGTTGATCATGGTAATTAAATCCCCCTAATAAAGTTTGGTGActtaatattgtttttactcCATTTCTTATGACCTTATGCCATGATGCGGGGTCCAAcatccgtcaacatttcctttaaatcgctactagtcataaaatactAAAaggattttaacaaaatttagccaaaaagatccttgggggaaggagaacagattttgcctTAATGACTATTCTGAcccccaatttggtcagaaaaatccttgggggaaggggaaaagattttacataaatggttactctgaccaccaaggggcgagaggggtggggcccaaaatagaggtaattcctttaatttgttatagtcataaagttatgaatggatttgaacccaatttagtcagaaatatTTTGTGGGAAAAgtgaacagattttgcataaatggtgactcttgacccctaaggggccagaGGGAtgggcccaatagaggaaatatgAAGAAAATTTGGTCCAAAATATacagggaaggggaacagattttgcataaatggagactctgaccccaagggacCAAGGGGCATGGCCCTAtagtggaaatagaggtaattcctttaaatcgctactagttataaatttattgatggatttcaacccaaattggtcagaaacatccttaggggaacagattttgcatacaATGGTTTCTTTGCCCCCCCCCATAGCcagagggacggggcccaaAATGTTGATTAGGCGAGAGATTCAGGctccattggcctcttgttttgaaGCATGCTCAATGACCTTGGTTCTTGTTTATGTAATGGCCAAATGTCACAATTAGTACTAGTTCTTCATTGTTTCTTGTgcttgtttttcttcttcttcagCCACTTCTGAATTCAGTTTCCATAATTTTTCTCAGAAACTACTGGGCTGATCGTCATGAAACTACACAGACATACTTAAAAGGGGGCCAATGTGTGCAGTTGGCTATTCTTATCTTGACATTATTCATAATAAAACCCTTATCTGTCCAACCCACTTCATTTACCACACATGTTTTGTTTTGCCATCTCCAGAATGTGCTTCCGCGAAGAAAATGCTGTTTGAAATGgcttttcaatttcaacatttcattttgtattacaCTTTTCTGATAATAGACTTTACTGTTAATAGAaacctgtatacaatattttcCTTTGCCTATCTTAAGAACAAAGCTCAACATTCTCACAATATACATCCAGCAGTCCCCTTGAAATATTATAAGTATATTTATcggtgtacatacatacatacatacatacagtctgtggtaatatattattttggttTGGTTGGTGTTCGGGTGGCACAGCGgcaacacacttgcctttcacctaggtggcgGGGTTCTGTTCCCTAATCGGACGAGAATAGGTATGGGGTCATCGGTTTTCCCAGGGTTCTTCAGTTTCCTCCTACAGTTGGACCCCTCGCATGCTTTCATCCCTGCCAACAAGcttgattaatataagttgatataaattgttttgcaattgttgcaaaatagataaaattttctttatttttgttgtattgaAATTAATCGTTTAACATGCAGCAATAGAATTGTCAAAACATCAGGAAAAGACTGCATTGCGATACCTTAAGTATAGGTTGGTTTTCTTCTTATTTCAGAAGTTGTGCTGAAAAAGCAGGCAAAAGCCAGAAAACCATGGAAGAAAGAAGACAGAATACTCCTGAAAAGGGTATTTTACCAATGTTTGTCCACTAAAAAAACACCTACCAAAGCAGACATCATGCTTGGTGTAAGGAAGAACGATAAAGTAAAATCTCTGTTTGAAGAGAGAGGATGGAAAGCTTTGAAGTACTATGTTTGGAATTTAGTCCAACAACATAACAAGCTGCAAAAGAAGCTACTGGAAAAGAAAGGAAATTGATTTGCTCCTTACATGACTGAGTAACAATTATGGTGATGAAATTAAAACGAAGGACATTCTGTATTCTGTGTCAAACCATTGGAACATCAAAGTGACATATTTTTTACATCACATATTTTTCAAAGTAACAATTTATAGCCCACCTTCACCCTAAGATGGTGCactttaaatacatgtattgcccTGCATTCAGCCTCTTGCTGTCATCCATCCTTAAACAAGCCTTTCAGACATTTTATGTGAAGTAAGGTTCCCTTTGGTCTGTTGTGctgttttgatttttgaatGTCTGCCTGACTGCCATTATGGCTTTTTGACTTTGAAATTATAACACTGATT from Pecten maximus unplaced genomic scaffold, xPecMax1.1, whole genome shotgun sequence includes these protein-coding regions:
- the LOC117318966 gene encoding uncharacterized protein LOC117318966, coding for MGHTLSVHRQYYQLQEQTLELAKVSKLLIASDAGHAHKYSGKSLDNIALEDVEDFPDLEDEPLNDNAEDKDILNDDVGVDDGFGVDDEDDDDYTAEISVDHEVVLKKQAKARKPWKKEDRILLKRVFYQCLSTKKTPTKADIMLGVRKNDKVKSLFEERGWKALKYYVWNLVQQHNKLQKKLLEKKGN